The Syntrophales bacterium genome contains a region encoding:
- a CDS encoding succinylglutamate desuccinylase/aspartoacylase family protein: MRINTKKSAWIILGITVIICVALSMNYVSMWHDDLIIPGRGVTQTKWLSDYVPALKGTKGDTRVFILEGETPGATIMLLTGIHADEPAGWMTGIVLIENAVVETGKLVVIPQANNSGFTHNYPQEAHPQHLTFALPDGSKRVFRHGSRTSNSINHWPDPEVFIQYPSKQKLSGDEIRNLNRAYPGRLNGTFTERIAYAIRHVLETEEVHLVIDLHEAQPEYPFINAIGAHPRAQDLASMASLGMQAQGLDLSIEASPEKFRGLSYRELGDHTKAKAVLMETCNPSQGKIRGITDEALIIEGIDAFYVAASKLGRTFVPFDEKGWPLKRRMGRNLAAFMELALALTDEEGTSFVIHNVPTNEEINAKGVEVYLNKDAENKAAAM; encoded by the coding sequence ATGAGAATCAATACTAAAAAATCCGCTTGGATTATACTCGGCATCACCGTTATCATCTGCGTAGCGTTGTCCATGAATTATGTGTCCATGTGGCATGATGACCTGATCATACCCGGCCGTGGGGTCACGCAAACAAAGTGGCTGAGTGACTATGTGCCTGCCCTGAAAGGTACCAAAGGGGATACACGGGTTTTCATCCTTGAGGGGGAAACCCCTGGTGCGACCATTATGCTGCTCACCGGGATTCACGCGGACGAGCCTGCGGGCTGGATGACCGGTATCGTTCTGATTGAAAATGCTGTAGTCGAAACGGGGAAACTGGTGGTGATTCCTCAGGCCAACAACAGTGGATTTACACACAACTACCCGCAGGAAGCGCATCCCCAGCATCTTACCTTTGCCCTGCCTGACGGCAGCAAGCGCGTGTTTCGCCATGGCTCGCGGACAAGCAATTCCATCAACCACTGGCCGGATCCGGAGGTGTTCATCCAATACCCGTCCAAACAAAAACTTTCGGGGGACGAAATACGCAATCTGAACCGGGCCTATCCGGGCCGTCTGAACGGCACCTTTACCGAACGAATCGCGTACGCCATCCGCCATGTACTGGAGACGGAAGAGGTGCACCTAGTCATTGATTTACACGAAGCCCAGCCGGAATACCCCTTCATCAATGCCATCGGTGCGCATCCGCGGGCGCAGGACCTTGCCTCCATGGCCTCCCTGGGCATGCAGGCGCAGGGCCTTGATCTGAGTATCGAAGCCTCCCCTGAGAAATTTCGCGGATTGAGCTACAGGGAACTGGGCGATCATACCAAGGCCAAGGCCGTTCTCATGGAAACCTGCAATCCGTCTCAGGGGAAGATTCGCGGCATCACGGATGAAGCACTGATTATCGAAGGTATTGACGCATTTTATGTGGCGGCGTCTAAATTGGGACGAACCTTCGTGCCGTTTGATGAAAAGGGTTGGCCCCTGAAGCGTCGCATGGGGCGGAACCTGGCCGCCTTCATGGAATTGGCTTTGGCTCTTACCGATGAAGAAGGAACCAGTTTCGTCATCCACAATGTTCCCACCAACGAGGAAATCAATGCCAAGGGCGTCGAGGTGTACCTGAACAAGGATGCGGAAAATAAGGCCGCAGCTATGTAA
- a CDS encoding DUF6305 family protein — MKKIFVYLIIGLLALGAAGASKAEDSTSAFPKLKPPVLLTSLGQAADVHTMSVLAKRAKAAVDYKTLATPEDAAEAKTIIVNVGVSLKGFGSAGVNLDTETVRAKAIFKTAKEHGIPVILTHIGGEERRDDMSNLLLKVAMPLADAYIVYDGGNKDGYFTKAAGDKPIILLDKTMEMIEVLSKLSPDS; from the coding sequence ATGAAGAAGATCTTTGTCTACCTGATAATCGGCCTGCTGGCCTTGGGCGCAGCCGGTGCGTCCAAGGCCGAGGATAGTACCTCCGCATTTCCCAAACTTAAGCCGCCGGTGCTGCTTACTTCCCTAGGCCAGGCCGCCGATGTGCATACCATGAGCGTTTTGGCCAAGAGGGCCAAGGCGGCCGTGGACTACAAGACCCTGGCCACTCCGGAAGACGCGGCCGAGGCCAAGACTATCATCGTCAATGTGGGTGTCAGCCTGAAGGGTTTTGGCTCGGCCGGCGTGAACCTGGATACCGAAACGGTCCGGGCCAAGGCGATCTTCAAGACGGCCAAGGAACACGGGATCCCAGTCATTTTGACTCACATCGGCGGGGAAGAACGTCGAGACGATATGAGCAACCTGCTGCTGAAGGTCGCCATGCCCCTGGCGGACGCTTATATTGTCTATGACGGCGGCAATAAGGATGGCTATTTCACCAAGGCTGCCGGCGACAAGCCCATCATATTGCTCGACAAAACCATGGAGATGATCGAAGTGCTCTCGAAGCTGAGCCCAGACAGCTAA